The sequence below is a genomic window from Amblyraja radiata isolate CabotCenter1 unplaced genomic scaffold, sAmbRad1.1.pri scaffold_696_ctg1, whole genome shotgun sequence.
attggtgtgcacgtgctggtgagacatggCATGGGACGCCATGGCAAAGTGTTCTCCACACTCTAGGCTGGGGACGGGATGGTCacaggcgtgcacccgctggtgggacagcagggtgAAGGACTGGGTGAAGCACTTGGCGCACtgagcacaggtgtaggggcgctcgccggcgtGGTGGCGCTGgtacaccagcaggctgctggagcgggTGCAGCCCTTGCCCCAGTCGCTGCATGTGTAGGAACGGTTCCCGGTGTGCAGGCACCCGTGCACCGTCTGGGTCGTGGATGACTTGAAGCATTTGCCGCAATCGGAGCAGATGAAGGGCTGCTCACTGTGTCAAGCACCCGCGAAGCCGTCTAGCCGCCAGCACCACCGCCGCCCAGATGCCTCCTCCTCCAATCCGAGGGTGACTTCTGGCCCCGCCCCTGCCACTGCGCagtcacatggggggggggggggcagcttaATCATGGTAAGaaggtcacacagtgctggagccactccgcgggtcgggcagcggatgtggagagaaatatatgacgtttcgggccgagacccttcttctatccaATGTGGTgttcagagataaggaagtataaggaGAGAAAACAGGACATTGGGAAtggggttcaaggaaaatgttaaatagatcattgttggatAGATCAATGGGAGGCCGAGCGACGCGACGCGAGCAGATGGCTGCTAAATTTCGAGCTCCCGATAGCAAGTTTAAAACTAGCCCCCCTTAATTCACTAAGTGCCACATAATTCACAGTTTTCTGTTTTGGAATGTGTGGGGGAGCGACACTAGAAGTCAAAAGATACGTGACGGCCGAGCAAGAAAGAATTCAccggagatggacaaagctcaaaGCTCAAAAGATGATTCTGCAGAACCGTGCACTCAATGCTCCACAGTATCAGTAAGGAAAAACGTGACTTCAGGACTGAATATAAGTGGACTTACATAAATTTAAAGAAGAAATGAAAGGAGACATGAAAACCGAACTGAAGCAAGAAATTTACCATAAACGTTCTGCAAACTCCCAAACAAATCTACGCCCcatgaaactagactaaacaaagctGAAGCGAATCGAAGAGGCTGAGACAATAGATGGCTATGAAAAATGTGCTGTTTAAATCTATGAAAAAACAGAAAGTCATGCAAGAAAAACTGACTGATTTGGAAGGACGGTCTAGATGAAATAACAGTCGCATCTACGGCGTACCTGaagagaaagaaggcaaatctatttctgaatttgtggagcaacttttaAAAACTGAACTCGTAATAACAACGGACACCAGCGTACGGTTCCAGCGCGCGCACAGAGCTTTGGCTCGCAAACCGGAAGTAACGCACCACCTAGGTCTATAGTGGTCAATTCCCtggagtttataccaaagacattgTATTGAAAAAGGCCTGGTGAAATAAGATAATGATTGACGGGCCGACGTCCTATCATTTGACCACGACTATGCAA
It includes:
- the LOC116970270 gene encoding zinc finger protein 3-like codes for the protein EQPFICSDCGKCFKSSTTQTVHGCLHTGNRSYTCSDWGKGCTRSSSLLVYQRHHAGERPYTCAQCAKCFTQSFTLLSHQRVHACDHPVPSLECGEHFAMASHAMSHQHLPQEVQRLCFNCSGCYKSCTRYDRLLRHNCGLSGERPFVRADCGKCFAPRMS